Proteins encoded within one genomic window of Methanosarcina barkeri str. Wiesmoor:
- a CDS encoding Zn-ribbon domain-containing OB-fold protein: MSSVPRFWRSIGSRYNLEGTRCKECGEHFYPPRNFCVNCRRVGHIEPYKFKGTGKIISYTIIHTAAEGFEDQTPYTLAIIQLDEGPRLTSQVIGDPEKIHIGMRVRSVFRKLGEDGEGGMIYYGTKFVPEDA, translated from the coding sequence ATGTCTTCCGTTCCAAGATTCTGGAGAAGTATCGGCAGCAGGTATAACCTTGAAGGTACCCGTTGCAAAGAATGTGGGGAACATTTCTATCCCCCGCGCAATTTTTGCGTAAACTGCAGGCGTGTAGGTCATATTGAACCTTACAAGTTCAAAGGCACTGGGAAAATAATATCGTATACAATAATCCATACAGCTGCGGAAGGTTTTGAAGACCAGACTCCTTACACTCTTGCGATAATTCAGCTAGATGAAGGTCCCCGCCTGACTTCGCAGGTAATTGGTGATCCTGAAAAAATTCATATTGGAATGAGGGTAAGATCCGTATTCCGTAAGCTCGGAGAGGACGGTGAAGGTGGCATGATCTATTATGGCACCAAGTTCGTTCCTGAAGATGCATGA
- the cyaB gene encoding class IV adenylate cyclase → MIEIEVKVRTDHSKARPILKKIGAVKLGVENQSDVYFAAPHRDFAKTDEALRIRSLNDQAVLTYKGPKLDGISKTREELETPVDEATTTQILHALGFSEAGVVRKKREVFRAEEITVCLDAVEGLGEFLEVEIVAENEKELETSRAKLFELLKQFGAGEKDSIRTSYLEMVLEKNKG, encoded by the coding sequence ATGATTGAAATCGAGGTCAAAGTCAGAACAGACCATTCAAAGGCCCGCCCTATTCTCAAGAAAATAGGGGCAGTAAAACTTGGAGTTGAGAACCAGTCCGACGTTTATTTTGCAGCTCCTCACAGGGATTTTGCAAAAACCGATGAAGCGCTCAGGATACGTTCCCTGAATGATCAGGCTGTACTGACTTACAAAGGCCCCAAACTCGATGGGATCTCCAAGACCCGGGAAGAACTCGAAACTCCTGTAGACGAGGCCACTACAACACAAATACTGCATGCCCTTGGGTTTTCGGAAGCCGGAGTAGTCCGCAAAAAAAGGGAAGTTTTCAGGGCGGAAGAGATCACTGTCTGCCTCGATGCCGTTGAAGGGCTTGGAGAATTTCTTGAAGTCGAAATCGTGGCTGAAAATGAAAAAGAACTCGAAACTTCAAGGGCAAAGTTATTTGAATTACTAAAACAGTTTGGTGCCGGAGAAAAGGATTCTATCAGGACTTCTTATCTTGAGATGGTACTGGAGAAAAATAAAGGTTAA
- a CDS encoding orotate phosphoribosyltransferase-like protein yields the protein MKDIEDLIQKAVELQSNGLAMGQIADELNVSRETVTWLLTRSKKEEITPAPKDISVNWNNIGKSAKRLHNISLALCDVALENLEKIGAEVDVVVGVAANGIPLASMMAYELGADLAIYHRKGQETVRAGKGTISRNFGSVAGKNCVIVDDVITTGSTSREVIEQLREMGAKPRVVVVLVDKKGVDTIFNVPIQSLLKVVRLD from the coding sequence ATGAAGGATATAGAAGATTTAATACAGAAAGCTGTGGAACTGCAAAGCAACGGGCTTGCGATGGGCCAGATCGCCGACGAACTCAATGTTTCAAGGGAAACCGTTACCTGGCTTTTAACCCGTTCAAAAAAAGAAGAAATAACTCCCGCTCCAAAAGATATTTCTGTAAACTGGAACAACATAGGAAAAAGTGCTAAACGTCTCCACAACATCTCGCTTGCACTCTGCGATGTGGCGCTCGAGAACTTGGAAAAAATAGGTGCTGAAGTAGATGTGGTTGTTGGCGTTGCAGCCAATGGTATTCCTCTGGCAAGCATGATGGCATATGAGCTGGGTGCGGATTTGGCTATTTACCATCGTAAAGGGCAGGAGACTGTTCGCGCAGGCAAAGGGACTATAAGCAGAAATTTTGGATCCGTTGCCGGTAAAAACTGCGTTATCGTGGATGATGTTATTACCACCGGTTCAACCAGTAGGGAAGTGATTGAGCAACTGAGGGAAATGGGTGCAAAACCAAGAGTTGTAGTGGTCCTGGTAGACAAAAAAGGTGTAGATACAATCTTTAATGTTCCGATTCAGTCTCTTTTAAAAGTTGTACGTTTGGACTGA
- a CDS encoding WD40 repeat domain-containing protein: MWDLETGKEKTTLVGHEGPVDKIVITPNGKYVLSTSSSAFENLENSLHEIPGDNTIKVWDLEKGEEMATLRGHEKVFSIAVTPNGKYAVSGSHDGTLKVWDLEKWREIRSLRAHSKSITAFAITSDGKLVVLGSLDGNLEVWNLETGEEKAAFKEHSEPITEIVITPDGKRAVSGSSDNTLKVWDLEKMEELTTLISHSNSVSKIAITPSGKYAISGSSDNTLKVWDLKKLDEETISTGHSKSVNKIVITPDGKLAVSSSYDGTLKVWDLKTKEEKVTLKGHSGPVTDFVITPDGKRIISGSSDKTLRVWDLKKGNMTLKGHKREVTSVAITSDGKYAISGSFDRTIKVWDLENGKIKVTLEGHKNYISTISIIPNKNCIVSSSHDETLKVWDLDRGIDTITLIGHSGSVSSVAITPDGKSIVSASGDGTHKIWSLENREEIATLEGHKSAPSTIVITPDGKYAVSASYDRTIKILDLKKQIVKTSLRGHTDSATLVAVTSNSRYVVSASRDNTLRVWDLESSSEVSCFTGDVPFTAFDILKDENIIVVGDSLGKVYFFHLHIPCKNNFYF, translated from the coding sequence ATTTGGGATTTAGAAACAGGAAAAGAGAAAACGACATTAGTAGGACATGAAGGGCCGGTAGATAAAATTGTAATAACTCCCAATGGAAAATATGTACTTTCTACTTCTTCTTCCGCTTTTGAAAATCTAGAAAATTCATTGCATGAAATTCCAGGAGACAATACTATTAAAGTTTGGGATTTGGAAAAAGGAGAAGAAATGGCAACTTTGAGAGGTCACGAGAAGGTATTCTCAATTGCAGTAACTCCGAATGGAAAATATGCTGTTTCAGGTTCACACGATGGAACTCTTAAGGTGTGGGATTTAGAAAAATGGAGAGAAATAAGAAGTTTAAGAGCGCATTCAAAATCAATAACTGCTTTTGCGATAACTTCTGATGGAAAACTTGTCGTTTTGGGTTCACTTGATGGAAACCTAGAGGTTTGGAATTTGGAGACAGGAGAAGAAAAAGCAGCTTTCAAAGAGCATTCAGAGCCAATAACTGAAATTGTAATCACACCTGACGGCAAGCGTGCCGTTTCAGGCTCATCTGATAACACCTTAAAAGTTTGGGATCTGGAGAAAATGGAAGAACTTACGACTTTAATAAGCCACTCAAACTCAGTAAGTAAAATCGCAATCACCCCTAGTGGAAAATATGCTATATCAGGTTCATCTGATAACACTTTAAAAGTCTGGGATTTGAAAAAATTAGATGAAGAAACAATATCTACAGGACATTCAAAGTCAGTAAATAAAATCGTAATCACTCCTGATGGCAAACTTGCCGTTTCTAGTTCATATGATGGAACTCTAAAGGTTTGGGACTTGAAAACAAAAGAAGAAAAAGTAACTTTAAAAGGGCACTCTGGGCCAGTAACTGATTTTGTGATAACTCCTGATGGGAAGCGTATTATTTCAGGTTCAAGTGATAAAACCTTAAGGGTTTGGGACTTGAAAAAAGGAAACATGACTTTAAAAGGCCACAAGCGTGAAGTGACTTCAGTAGCAATTACTTCTGATGGAAAATATGCCATCTCAGGCTCATTTGATAGAACAATTAAAGTATGGGACTTGGAAAACGGAAAAATAAAAGTGACGTTAGAAGGTCACAAAAACTACATATCCACTATTTCAATTATACCAAATAAAAATTGTATTGTATCGTCTTCACATGATGAAACTCTTAAGGTGTGGGATTTAGATAGAGGAATAGACACAATAACTCTTATTGGTCATTCAGGATCAGTAAGTTCAGTAGCAATAACTCCTGATGGAAAGTCTATTGTTTCGGCTTCAGGAGATGGTACACATAAAATATGGAGTTTGGAGAACAGAGAAGAAATAGCAACTTTGGAAGGTCATAAATCTGCACCATCAACAATTGTGATCACACCGGATGGAAAATATGCAGTTTCAGCTTCATATGATAGAACCATTAAGATTTTGGATTTAAAAAAACAAATAGTAAAAACGTCACTTAGAGGACATACTGATTCTGCCACTTTAGTCGCAGTCACTTCTAATTCACGGTATGTTGTTTCAGCTTCTAGAGATAATACCCTTAGGGTATGGGATTTAGAAAGTAGTAGCGAAGTTTCTTGCTTTACAGGAGATGTTCCATTTACAGCTTTTGATATTTTGAAAGATGAAAATATTATTGTTGTTGGAGATTCTTTGGGAAAAGTTTATTTTTTCCATTTGCATATACCCTGTAAAAATAACTTTTACTTCTAA
- a CDS encoding NB-ARC domain-containing protein — MKSTAEDLINGEISSVGVYLYNKLKNYVFEKESSEKTAIRKADFGKIIEEKTDLEEFPAVSKEDIKAICEILYNSKDIEIIIKQLYVFQSDINKSLDEIKEDFVSLFPKTINLENGRINLETGERISFLLKIFEVLDEGIQTALNRAVDEGSSGASNALSNRRHFDMKNKLANGFKEVKKLINESSRAVQEKKIPTEKLPSLFISYAREDDEPFVEKLYQGLKEKGFEIWWDRTAMKNRGRTFLQEIRDAIEDSDLLIAVIGPKAIESDSVRYEWEHALLFSKGVIPVLRMGDYNLLLPEMSKLHCPDFREKRPYEEALEELIRLLKEPIPSLGPIIGIPSLPPNHLPRKNDLNIIKEIILADTVKPVVITSTKQVTALQGMGGMGKSVLSAAFARSAETRRAFYDGIFWITVGLEASESDASGNMRLIGTNLGDDPVNYSSKKEAEASLSKMLSDKVCLIILDDVWKVPQATPFFNALGSRCRLLITTRNDDVVTSLGAQKHEIKVLGKPEALKLLANWCEQEIDSLTSKAAEVARECGYLPLALSICGAMAKSGISWTYILEALQEADLEFIEAQLPNYPDPNVGRALKVSVDFLSLEDPNAVMRYQELVIFPEDELVPETTIAMLWEHTGNLKRRNVEKLLTKLKDRSLLRLDGEAPNRLISLHDLQLDYLRATVGDLTSLHNKLLAAYGKECGNKWSNGSEDGYFFEHLAYHMKEAGRREELHKLLLDFEWMCKKIKCVRLMQEKDGKGIPDLNSLLHDYEFLSNEPKIELVKEAIQLSFDIIAKDEAQFSGQLIGRLQVFNQNEEIRLLLDQATQWKEEDVRLIPLQPCLKPPGGSLKRTFKAHAHPINDVVITSNGKVAISASTDKTIRIWDLNEWIEKGTLKGHLTPVTAIAVSLDGKYAASCSYHIMCLIGDNNIKVWDLEKREEKTTLKGHTHWVQTVAITPDGKYIVSGSLDKTIKFGI, encoded by the coding sequence ATGAAATCTACTGCTGAAGATTTAATAAATGGGGAAATAAGCAGTGTAGGAGTTTATCTATACAACAAATTAAAGAATTACGTTTTTGAAAAGGAGTCTAGTGAAAAAACAGCCATTAGAAAAGCTGATTTTGGAAAAATAATTGAAGAGAAAACAGATTTAGAAGAGTTTCCTGCGGTATCTAAAGAGGACATAAAGGCTATTTGTGAGATTTTATACAACTCTAAAGATATCGAAATAATAATCAAGCAATTATATGTGTTTCAGAGTGATATTAACAAAAGCCTTGATGAAATCAAGGAAGATTTTGTATCGTTATTTCCCAAGACAATAAATCTAGAAAATGGAAGAATAAATCTGGAAACTGGGGAAAGAATTTCTTTTTTACTTAAGATATTTGAGGTACTAGACGAAGGAATTCAAACTGCTCTAAACAGGGCAGTAGATGAGGGATCTTCAGGTGCCTCTAACGCACTCTCCAACCGTCGGCACTTTGATATGAAAAATAAATTAGCAAATGGATTCAAAGAAGTTAAAAAGCTTATAAACGAGAGCTCCAGAGCAGTTCAAGAAAAGAAAATCCCAACTGAAAAGTTACCGTCCTTATTTATTTCGTATGCCCGAGAAGATGACGAGCCATTTGTGGAAAAACTCTACCAGGGTCTGAAAGAGAAAGGTTTTGAGATCTGGTGGGATAGAACCGCCATGAAAAATCGCGGCAGAACTTTTTTGCAGGAAATAAGAGATGCAATTGAAGATTCAGACCTATTGATTGCCGTTATAGGACCTAAAGCAATTGAATCTGATTCTGTTCGATATGAATGGGAACATGCCCTTCTTTTTAGTAAAGGTGTGATTCCAGTTTTGCGTATGGGTGATTATAACTTACTTCTTCCTGAAATGTCAAAATTACACTGCCCGGATTTTCGAGAAAAGCGTCCTTACGAGGAGGCACTCGAAGAACTTATCCGGCTTTTAAAAGAGCCTATTCCTTCTCTTGGCCCAATAATTGGAATTCCCTCGCTTCCTCCTAACCACTTACCTAGAAAAAACGATCTCAATATAATTAAAGAAATAATATTAGCTGACACAGTTAAACCTGTGGTAATCACATCTACGAAACAAGTTACTGCACTTCAAGGTATGGGAGGAATGGGAAAATCCGTATTATCAGCAGCTTTTGCCCGCTCTGCGGAAACTCGTAGAGCTTTTTATGATGGAATATTCTGGATTACTGTTGGATTAGAAGCATCGGAATCTGATGCTAGTGGGAATATGAGACTGATCGGAACAAATCTTGGAGATGACCCTGTAAATTATAGTAGTAAAAAAGAAGCTGAAGCGAGTCTTTCAAAGATGCTATCAGATAAAGTCTGCCTCATTATACTTGATGATGTCTGGAAAGTTCCACAAGCTACGCCTTTCTTCAATGCTTTAGGTTCACGTTGCAGGCTACTTATTACCACGCGAAATGATGACGTTGTCACTTCTCTTGGAGCTCAGAAACATGAAATAAAAGTGCTCGGCAAACCTGAAGCATTGAAGCTTCTAGCAAATTGGTGCGAACAGGAAATAGATTCATTGACATCTAAGGCTGCCGAGGTTGCCAGAGAGTGCGGATACTTACCACTTGCCCTATCCATATGCGGTGCAATGGCTAAAAGTGGCATATCATGGACGTATATCCTCGAAGCCTTACAAGAGGCTGATCTTGAATTCATTGAAGCTCAATTGCCAAATTATCCAGATCCCAATGTAGGCAGAGCATTGAAAGTCAGTGTAGATTTTCTATCACTTGAAGATCCTAATGCTGTAATGCGTTATCAGGAATTAGTGATCTTTCCTGAAGATGAATTAGTGCCCGAAACTACAATTGCAATGCTTTGGGAACATACTGGGAACCTGAAAAGACGCAATGTTGAAAAACTGCTCACTAAATTGAAAGATAGATCTCTTCTGCGACTTGATGGTGAAGCCCCTAATCGCCTTATATCTCTGCATGACCTGCAATTAGATTACTTGAGAGCGACAGTGGGGGATTTAACCAGTCTCCATAACAAGCTGCTGGCAGCATATGGTAAAGAATGTGGCAATAAATGGAGTAATGGTTCTGAAGATGGCTATTTCTTCGAACATCTTGCATACCACATGAAAGAAGCTGGAAGAAGGGAAGAACTTCACAAGCTCCTTTTAGACTTTGAGTGGATGTGCAAAAAGATCAAATGTGTTCGTTTAATGCAGGAAAAAGATGGAAAAGGAATCCCAGATTTAAATTCCCTACTTCATGATTACGAATTTCTCTCTAATGAACCAAAAATTGAACTTGTGAAAGAGGCAATCCAGCTTTCTTTTGACATTATAGCTAAAGATGAAGCTCAATTTTCTGGGCAACTTATTGGACGACTGCAAGTTTTCAATCAAAATGAAGAAATAAGATTATTATTGGATCAAGCTACTCAATGGAAAGAAGAAGATGTCAGACTAATTCCTCTTCAACCTTGCCTAAAACCGCCCGGTGGCTCGCTGAAAAGAACTTTTAAGGCACATGCTCATCCAATAAATGATGTCGTTATCACATCCAATGGAAAAGTTGCAATTTCGGCTTCAACGGACAAAACCATTCGAATTTGGGATTTGAATGAGTGGATAGAAAAGGGGACGTTGAAGGGACATCTCACTCCTGTAACTGCAATTGCGGTATCATTGGACGGAAAATACGCCGCTTCTTGTTCTTACCACATAATGTGCTTAATTGGAGATAACAACATTAAGGTTTGGGACTTGGAAAAAAGAGAAGAAAAAACAACTCTTAAAGGACACACACATTGGGTCCAAACAGTTGCTATTACTCCAGACGGAAAATATATCGTTTCTGGATCACTTGATAAAACTATTAAATTTGGGATTTAG
- the metG gene encoding methionine--tRNA ligase, with protein sequence MPEPSSKPVLVTCGLPYANGKAHIGHLRTYVPADIYARSLRKEGRDVTFVCGSDTHGTPIVVNAEELGITPKELVEVYHKHFDETFKQLGVYFDAFGTTDDPENHNRTLDIVNRLIEKGYVYPKTIEIAYCPKCNRFLPDRYVEGSCPHCGEIARGDECDQGCGKHLEPGELLNPVCTICGGPAEYRQQEHFFFKLSEFSDYLMDYLSNDLGGTINARNYALGWVKQGLTDWCITRNLEWGVKFPGHDDLVVYVWVDAPIGYIAFTEEWAAKAGDSWEKFWKNDGEIVHFIGGDITYHHCIFWPAMLKGADYSVPTAVVASGMVKIEDKKFSKSRGNVVWVGEDYLSHGFHPDLLRYYLASYTSHTKELNFSWRVLQEKINTELVSVLGNFLYRTMLFAFKNYGEVPSGELEPEVREEIEKALKEVKAAMAEYEFKKAVDSAMSLASFGNTYFQSHEPWNLIKQDKAACGQVLYNCLHLAKALCLIFEPVTPGSMETAWKELGQEGDLHTTLYADALVPLKAGTKLAKPKILFTKLEDDRIEEMEEIANQRVKAADAKKAAGKGNGKEPTKAEGMGPAEEAKPAEKAGGAAKPREEEKETLPMIEYEDFAKLDIRVGKVLLAEPVKKSKKLIRIEVDIGEEKTRQLVAGLSSYYAPEELVGKSVIVLANLKPAKLCGVKSNGMMLAADDGGEIVSALMPDKEIKPGSRIR encoded by the coding sequence ATGCCAGAACCATCCAGTAAACCCGTACTTGTCACCTGTGGCCTGCCTTATGCTAACGGCAAGGCTCATATCGGGCATCTCCGGACCTATGTGCCCGCTGATATTTATGCCCGTTCCCTACGAAAAGAAGGGAGGGACGTTACTTTTGTCTGCGGCTCGGATACTCACGGCACCCCCATTGTCGTAAATGCCGAAGAACTAGGGATCACTCCTAAAGAACTTGTAGAGGTATATCACAAACATTTTGACGAGACTTTCAAGCAGCTTGGAGTTTACTTTGATGCTTTTGGGACTACGGACGATCCTGAAAATCATAATCGGACCCTGGATATTGTTAACAGGCTGATTGAAAAAGGCTATGTGTACCCGAAAACTATCGAAATTGCCTATTGCCCTAAGTGCAATCGTTTTCTCCCTGACCGCTATGTAGAAGGTTCCTGCCCTCACTGCGGCGAAATTGCAAGAGGAGACGAATGCGACCAGGGATGTGGAAAACACCTTGAGCCCGGAGAACTTCTAAACCCTGTCTGCACTATTTGCGGAGGGCCTGCCGAATACAGACAGCAGGAACACTTCTTTTTCAAGCTTTCCGAATTCAGCGACTACCTCATGGACTATCTCTCAAATGACCTTGGCGGAACCATTAATGCCAGAAACTATGCACTTGGCTGGGTAAAGCAGGGACTTACGGACTGGTGCATCACCCGTAACCTGGAATGGGGAGTAAAATTCCCTGGGCATGATGACCTCGTAGTCTATGTCTGGGTAGATGCTCCTATAGGGTATATCGCCTTTACCGAGGAATGGGCTGCAAAAGCCGGGGATTCCTGGGAAAAATTCTGGAAAAATGACGGGGAAATTGTCCATTTTATAGGAGGGGACATTACCTATCATCACTGTATCTTCTGGCCAGCTATGCTTAAAGGCGCGGATTATTCGGTGCCGACTGCTGTTGTAGCTTCAGGAATGGTCAAAATTGAAGATAAAAAGTTTTCCAAGAGCCGGGGCAATGTTGTCTGGGTAGGAGAAGATTACCTTAGCCACGGTTTCCACCCTGACCTGCTGAGATATTATCTGGCAAGTTATACTTCCCACACAAAGGAGCTGAACTTTTCCTGGCGCGTGCTTCAGGAAAAGATCAATACCGAACTTGTTTCCGTGCTCGGAAATTTCCTGTACAGGACAATGCTTTTCGCTTTCAAGAACTATGGAGAAGTCCCGTCTGGAGAACTCGAGCCTGAGGTAAGGGAAGAAATTGAAAAGGCTCTGAAGGAAGTAAAAGCCGCAATGGCTGAATACGAGTTCAAAAAAGCCGTTGATTCTGCAATGTCCCTTGCCTCTTTCGGAAACACCTACTTCCAGTCCCACGAGCCCTGGAACCTGATAAAACAGGATAAGGCAGCCTGTGGACAGGTGCTTTACAACTGCCTGCACCTGGCAAAAGCTCTATGCCTCATTTTTGAACCAGTAACCCCAGGAAGCATGGAGACCGCATGGAAAGAACTCGGGCAGGAAGGAGACCTGCACACCACGCTGTATGCTGATGCTCTCGTGCCTCTAAAAGCAGGTACAAAACTTGCAAAGCCCAAAATCCTTTTCACAAAGCTTGAAGATGACAGGATTGAAGAAATGGAAGAGATTGCAAATCAGAGAGTAAAAGCTGCAGATGCAAAGAAAGCCGCAGGAAAGGGTAACGGTAAAGAGCCCACCAAAGCCGAAGGGATGGGGCCTGCCGAAGAAGCAAAACCAGCCGAGAAAGCTGGAGGTGCAGCAAAACCCAGGGAAGAGGAAAAAGAAACACTTCCCATGATCGAGTACGAAGACTTTGCAAAACTCGACATCCGCGTAGGAAAAGTTTTGCTTGCTGAACCGGTGAAGAAGTCAAAAAAGCTTATCAGGATTGAAGTAGACATCGGTGAAGAAAAGACAAGGCAGCTTGTTGCAGGTCTTTCTTCTTATTACGCTCCTGAAGAGCTTGTAGGAAAATCTGTAATCGTACTCGCCAACCTGAAACCTGCCAAACTCTGCGGAGTTAAATCAAACGGCATGATGCTTGCAGCCGACGACGGCGGAGAAATCGTATCAGCCCTGATGCCGGATAAAGAGATAAAACCGGGTTCAAGGATACGCTGA
- the sppA gene encoding signal peptide peptidase SppA yields the protein MSDKTINPEDTNSKDLSGDNNLQSSPHNGRDDSVPDSGTYGTSDNSFDSSAPGGPEKMADHGTHVEVSENKEIKNKSLSMNPNPYPQKNKHRWMPYLLVLLALITIILVSLVLISSNFGVGGNLGSSEKVAVIYIQGTIFSGNVAEGLGYATSEAIAGDIRRAAADDGVKAIVLRIDSSGGSPAAAQEIVEEIKKAQAKGIPVVVSMGDLAASAAYYISAPTDYIIANPSTNTGSIGVIWVFQNNSLSNEETGVDYYVAKSGEMKDMGSTWRGLTDQEKEYADSVVMDSYENFVTEVSEGRNMSRGEVKALADGRIYTGTRAKELGLVDGFGNIYDAIDKAAELGGISGEPKVEYMNKASLSRLLLGSDSKVSNETAKQSVSYFEESPYGKLLA from the coding sequence ATGAGCGATAAAACCATAAACCCTGAAGACACGAACTCAAAAGATCTATCTGGAGATAACAACTTACAAAGTAGCCCTCACAACGGAAGAGATGACTCTGTCCCTGATAGTGGAACTTACGGTACGAGTGATAACTCCTTTGACAGCTCTGCTCCTGGTGGTCCGGAAAAAATGGCTGATCATGGGACCCACGTTGAGGTCTCTGAAAATAAAGAAATTAAAAACAAGAGTTTAAGCATGAATCCCAATCCGTATCCACAGAAAAATAAGCATAGATGGATGCCCTACTTGCTGGTCTTACTGGCTCTCATTACTATCATACTGGTGAGTCTTGTGTTAATCTCCTCCAATTTTGGTGTTGGTGGAAACTTGGGAAGTTCGGAGAAGGTAGCTGTTATCTATATCCAGGGTACTATCTTTTCCGGAAACGTTGCTGAAGGGCTTGGTTATGCTACTTCAGAAGCGATTGCAGGAGATATCCGCAGGGCTGCTGCAGATGATGGAGTCAAGGCAATTGTGCTTAGAATTGACAGTTCTGGAGGATCCCCAGCAGCAGCCCAAGAAATTGTAGAAGAAATTAAGAAAGCCCAGGCAAAAGGAATTCCTGTTGTTGTATCCATGGGGGACCTTGCAGCCAGTGCTGCATATTATATCTCTGCACCGACTGATTACATTATTGCAAACCCCTCTACGAATACCGGATCCATTGGAGTGATCTGGGTCTTCCAGAATAATTCTCTCTCTAATGAAGAAACAGGTGTAGATTACTATGTTGCAAAATCTGGAGAAATGAAAGACATGGGAAGTACCTGGAGAGGACTTACTGATCAGGAAAAAGAGTATGCTGATTCTGTAGTTATGGATAGCTACGAAAATTTCGTAACTGAAGTTTCTGAAGGGCGCAACATGTCCAGAGGTGAAGTCAAAGCCCTTGCTGATGGCCGCATATACACCGGAACCAGGGCAAAGGAACTTGGGCTTGTGGATGGCTTTGGAAATATTTATGATGCAATTGACAAGGCTGCTGAACTTGGAGGAATTTCAGGGGAACCCAAAGTTGAATATATGAATAAAGCAAGTCTTTCAAGGCTACTTTTAGGTTCGGATTCCAAAGTATCTAATGAGACAGCCAAACAGTCTGTCAGTTACTTTGAAGAAAGTCCATATGGGAAACTTCTTGCCTGA
- the serS gene encoding serine--tRNA ligase produces MLDLKFVRSSPDIVRHALINRNMSTELIDSLLEYDIAWRKCLTEGDELKHKRNVVTREIAKLKKENKDTLSKIEEMQGINSRIKEIDDIIRDYKSKIHEIMLRIPNIPSSTTPVGKDENDNPVVRIVGEPRKFTFTPKPHWEIGEALDILDFEKGAKISGQGFTVYKGMGAKLERALVNFMLEVHARQGYLEVFPPVLINEKAMTGTGQLPKFKDDMYLCTDGYYLAPTAEVPVTNLFMDDYIEKLPVFLTAYTACFRREAGKHGQDTRGIIRQHQFNKVELVKFVKPETSYDELEKLTNDAEEILKLLKLPYRVVNLCTGDIGFSAAKTYDLEVWVPTQEKYREISSCSNFENFQARRANIRFRTPDGPQFVHTLNGSGLAVGRTVVAILENYQREDGSVEIPEVLRPYLGGAKEISNEVKT; encoded by the coding sequence ATGCTGGATCTTAAATTTGTACGTAGTAGTCCCGATATAGTTAGACACGCTCTCATTAATAGGAATATGAGCACTGAGCTTATAGATAGCCTTCTTGAGTATGATATAGCGTGGAGAAAATGTCTCACCGAAGGTGATGAGCTAAAACATAAGCGCAATGTGGTCACTCGTGAGATAGCGAAGCTAAAGAAAGAAAATAAAGATACTTTATCCAAGATAGAGGAAATGCAAGGCATTAATAGCCGTATAAAAGAAATCGATGATATAATACGTGATTATAAGTCAAAAATACATGAAATAATGCTCCGAATTCCCAATATCCCATCCTCGACAACTCCAGTAGGTAAGGACGAGAATGATAATCCAGTTGTAAGGATTGTTGGCGAGCCAAGAAAGTTCACGTTTACTCCAAAGCCCCATTGGGAGATAGGAGAAGCACTGGACATTCTTGACTTTGAGAAAGGAGCCAAGATCTCAGGTCAGGGTTTTACAGTCTATAAAGGCATGGGTGCAAAACTCGAAAGAGCGCTCGTAAACTTTATGCTGGAAGTACATGCAAGGCAGGGTTATCTTGAAGTTTTTCCACCTGTACTTATCAATGAAAAAGCCATGACTGGCACAGGTCAGTTGCCGAAATTTAAGGATGATATGTACCTGTGTACTGATGGTTACTATCTTGCACCTACCGCAGAAGTCCCTGTAACCAATCTCTTTATGGACGATTATATTGAAAAACTGCCTGTCTTTCTTACAGCGTATACTGCCTGTTTCAGGCGTGAGGCCGGAAAACACGGTCAGGACACCAGAGGCATCATCCGTCAACACCAGTTCAATAAGGTTGAACTTGTCAAGTTCGTAAAGCCAGAAACCTCATACGATGAACTGGAAAAGCTCACCAATGATGCGGAAGAAATCCTTAAACTTTTGAAATTGCCTTATCGCGTGGTAAACCTGTGTACTGGAGATATTGGATTCTCAGCAGCGAAGACTTATGACCTCGAGGTGTGGGTACCCACACAGGAAAAATACAGGGAAATCTCTTCGTGCTCCAATTTCGAGAACTTCCAGGCCAGAAGGGCTAATATCCGCTTCAGGACTCCTGATGGCCCTCAGTTCGTCCATACCCTTAACGGTTCAGGACTTGCTGTAGGGAGGACGGTCGTTGCGATACTCGAGAATTACCAGCGTGAGGACGGAAGTGTGGAAATCCCTGAGGTTCTCAGGCCGTATCTCGGTGGGGCAAAAGAAATTAGTAACGAAGTGAAAACTTAA